A stretch of the Sulfurimonas sp. HSL-1656 genome encodes the following:
- a CDS encoding polysaccharide deacetylase family protein yields MRSFLLTALLPLVLFADAHIFVFHRFGDARHASTSTAIETLRAEFDYLKTNGYKVIPLSRLAKALKAGEAIDDKWVVLTIDDSYKSFYENGLPLFKEYGYPFTLFVYVAAADKHYGDFMTWDQIRDTAQYGELGLHGYGHSHECHLEPYRLKEDTDRGLRSFAKELRRVPRYYAYPYGEYNPEVKAGIADYGFELILNQNSGAVNANSDPLDLDRTALTGDNLIAQKLKIERLDTEWIAPLRWPEDGRLKEIHAKIAPTYRTAEYYISGHEWVRVPVENGEIRVKTDVKLALPRSRVFIRVGQKQESIILVKE; encoded by the coding sequence ATGCGCAGCTTCCTGCTGACTGCGCTGCTGCCGCTGGTACTCTTCGCGGACGCGCACATCTTTGTTTTTCACCGCTTCGGGGATGCGCGTCATGCCTCCACCAGCACCGCCATTGAGACCCTCCGTGCCGAATTCGATTATCTCAAGACGAACGGCTACAAGGTCATCCCCCTCTCCCGCCTGGCCAAAGCCCTGAAAGCGGGCGAAGCCATTGACGACAAGTGGGTCGTCCTTACTATCGACGACAGCTACAAAAGCTTCTATGAAAACGGCCTGCCCCTCTTCAAAGAGTACGGCTATCCTTTTACCCTCTTTGTCTATGTCGCCGCGGCGGACAAGCACTACGGCGATTTCATGACCTGGGATCAGATCCGCGATACGGCACAGTACGGCGAGCTCGGCCTGCACGGCTACGGCCACAGCCATGAGTGCCACCTCGAGCCCTATAGGCTCAAAGAGGATACCGACAGGGGGCTTCGTTCCTTCGCCAAGGAACTCCGCCGCGTACCGCGTTACTACGCCTACCCCTACGGCGAATACAACCCCGAGGTCAAGGCGGGGATCGCCGACTACGGGTTCGAGCTCATCCTCAACCAGAACAGCGGCGCGGTCAACGCGAACAGCGACCCGCTTGACCTCGACCGGACGGCACTGACCGGGGATAATCTCATTGCGCAGAAACTGAAAATCGAACGCCTGGACACCGAGTGGATCGCCCCCCTGCGGTGGCCCGAAGATGGCAGATTAAAAGAAATACACGCTAAAATTGCACCGACATACCGCACGGCGGAGTACTATATCAGCGGCCATGAATGGGTGCGTGTTCCCGTTGAAAACGGCGAAATACGTGTCAAAACCGATGTAAAGCTCGCGCTGCCGCGCAGCCGGGTCTTTATCAGGGTCGGTCAGAAACAAGAAAGTATCATCTTAGTAAAGGAGTAA
- the frr gene encoding ribosome recycling factor has protein sequence MLDEIYQECEMDMEGALEHMQNQFKTLRTGKVTTQVLDGIKIDYYGAATPLSQVATVLATDATTITVSPWEKPLLSAIESAIAKANIGVNPNNDGEQIKLFFPPMTVEQRQESAKKLKKMGEDAKVAVRNDRRKANDTIKKFEKDKEITEDDSKRAQDNIQKITDKMVAKIDDIIKQKEQAIMTV, from the coding sequence ATGCTTGACGAAATCTATCAAGAATGCGAAATGGATATGGAAGGTGCGCTCGAGCACATGCAAAACCAGTTCAAGACCCTGCGTACGGGGAAAGTAACGACGCAGGTCCTTGACGGGATCAAGATCGATTATTACGGGGCGGCGACCCCGCTCTCCCAGGTAGCAACGGTCCTGGCAACGGATGCGACGACCATTACGGTCTCCCCGTGGGAAAAACCGCTGCTCAGCGCTATCGAATCCGCCATTGCCAAGGCTAACATCGGTGTCAACCCGAACAACGACGGCGAGCAGATCAAGCTTTTCTTCCCGCCGATGACCGTCGAACAGCGCCAGGAAAGCGCCAAAAAGCTGAAGAAAATGGGCGAAGACGCAAAAGTCGCCGTCCGTAACGACCGCCGTAAAGCAAACGACACGATCAAAAAGTTTGAGAAAGACAAAGAGATCACCGAGGACGACTCAAAACGCGCCCAGGACAATATCCAGAAGATCACGGACAAAATGGTGGCAAAGATTGATGATATCATCAAGCAAAAAGAACAAGCCATCATGACGGTGTAA
- the pyrE gene encoding orotate phosphoribosyltransferase translates to MDIKQIYLDADAMLEGHFKLSSGNHSQFYLQSAKVLEDPKTAMKLANALAEQIKTSGVKIDTVCSPAIGGLIAGFALAQALDARYIFTERVGGEMTLRRGFDVKEGETILICEDIITTGGSAMEAAAAVEGLGAKVVAFAALANRGFCRREHSSIETKPNCKLPGDLPFFALADFDFEMYAPEECPMCKAGSEAIKPGSRGN, encoded by the coding sequence ATGGATATCAAACAGATCTACCTCGATGCCGATGCCATGCTTGAAGGCCACTTCAAGCTCAGCTCCGGCAACCATTCGCAGTTCTACCTCCAGTCCGCCAAAGTGCTCGAGGACCCCAAAACGGCCATGAAACTGGCCAACGCCCTGGCCGAACAGATCAAAACCAGCGGGGTGAAGATCGATACGGTCTGCTCCCCGGCGATCGGTGGACTCATTGCCGGCTTCGCCCTGGCACAGGCGCTGGATGCCCGCTATATCTTTACCGAGCGCGTCGGCGGCGAGATGACCCTGCGCCGCGGCTTTGACGTCAAAGAGGGTGAAACTATCCTCATCTGTGAAGATATCATTACCACCGGAGGCTCTGCCATGGAAGCGGCCGCTGCCGTCGAAGGGCTCGGTGCGAAGGTTGTCGCTTTTGCCGCCCTGGCCAACCGCGGTTTCTGCCGCCGCGAGCACAGCAGCATCGAAACAAAACCGAACTGCAAACTCCCCGGCGACCTCCCCTTCTTCGCCCTGGCGGACTTCGACTTCGAGATGTACGCCCCCGAGGAGTGCCCGATGTGCAAGGCCGGCAGCGAAGCGATCAAGCCCGGCTCGCGCGGGAACTAA
- a CDS encoding ribonuclease J, with translation MSEETQAPVAEAKQNTENKPAQNRDGSQRRRSSSRSRSRSRQKPKEGEAKKEGEGQSQNRNRGGRGGNRGENRGENRGENRSENRGESRGENRGENRGKTGGGRSGGSRNRRRNAPAPTEQSLLENARQNEASQRVRINPHMNIDTEVKAKVRITPLGGLGEIGGNMMVMETDNEAILIDVGMSFPDEEMHGVDILVPDFTYVREIKDKIVGVIITHAHEDHIGAVPYLYKEMQFPLYGTALPLAMIGNKFDEHHLKEFRRYFRPIEKRVVYQIGNDFQIEWMHMTHSIIDSSSIAVTTEAGTIIHTGDFKIDHTPVDGFPADLHRLAHYGSQGVLALLSDSTNSYNSEVTPSELSVAPALDRVFSKTKGRIILSTFSSNIHRVFQAIQAGIKYGRKVCVIGRSMERNLEVAMQYEYIKLPKNIFVDADDVSRMNDKDVLIVTTGSQGEPNSALFRTAIGEHRHIKIKPNDLIILSSRAIPGNEGSISQMLNHLERAGAKVARDRDLHVSGHGGAEEQKLVLRLVQPKFFLPIHGEYNHVMRHRDTGIACGVPERNIYLMSDGECVEIAPKYMRKVKTVKSGKTYIDNQSNNLIEDDIVIDRQKMATEGMVMIIAQVSKADSHLISKPKVSSFGLVPDKQDKAFAQEMEDVLEHFLTNLKPGIIENPKAMENDLRQVVRKHIYRKMKKYPLITPTIFVM, from the coding sequence ATGTCAGAAGAAACACAAGCCCCTGTCGCAGAAGCGAAACAAAATACAGAGAACAAACCGGCACAGAACCGCGACGGCTCCCAGCGCCGCCGCTCTTCCAGCCGCAGCCGCAGCCGCAGCCGCCAGAAACCCAAAGAGGGTGAAGCGAAAAAAGAGGGCGAAGGCCAGAGCCAGAACCGCAACCGCGGCGGCCGCGGCGGCAACCGCGGGGAGAACCGGGGTGAAAACCGTGGAGAGAACCGTAGCGAAAACCGCGGAGAGAGTCGTGGGGAAAACCGTGGCGAAAACCGCGGTAAAACCGGCGGCGGACGTTCCGGCGGCAGCCGCAACCGCCGCCGCAACGCGCCGGCACCGACGGAGCAGAGCCTGCTGGAAAATGCACGCCAGAACGAGGCGTCTCAGCGCGTCCGTATCAACCCGCACATGAATATCGACACGGAAGTGAAGGCGAAGGTCCGTATCACTCCGCTGGGCGGTCTCGGCGAGATCGGCGGGAACATGATGGTCATGGAAACGGATAACGAAGCGATCCTGATCGACGTGGGGATGAGCTTCCCGGACGAAGAGATGCACGGCGTCGATATTCTCGTCCCGGACTTCACCTATGTCCGCGAGATCAAGGACAAGATCGTCGGTGTCATCATCACCCACGCCCACGAAGACCACATCGGCGCGGTCCCGTATCTCTATAAAGAGATGCAGTTCCCGCTCTACGGTACGGCGCTGCCGTTGGCGATGATCGGCAACAAATTCGACGAGCATCACCTCAAAGAGTTCCGCCGCTACTTCCGCCCGATTGAAAAGCGCGTCGTCTACCAGATCGGGAACGATTTCCAGATTGAGTGGATGCACATGACGCACTCCATCATCGACTCCTCTTCTATCGCGGTGACGACGGAAGCGGGAACGATCATCCATACGGGTGACTTCAAGATCGACCATACCCCTGTTGACGGTTTCCCGGCGGACCTGCACCGCCTGGCGCACTACGGCAGCCAGGGTGTTCTGGCGCTGCTCTCGGATTCGACGAATTCGTACAACAGCGAGGTGACGCCGAGCGAGCTCTCCGTCGCCCCGGCGCTCGACCGCGTCTTCTCCAAGACGAAGGGACGCATCATCCTTTCGACGTTCAGTTCGAACATTCACCGTGTCTTCCAGGCGATCCAGGCGGGGATCAAGTACGGGCGCAAGGTCTGTGTCATCGGCCGCTCCATGGAGCGCAACCTCGAAGTGGCGATGCAGTACGAATACATCAAGCTGCCGAAGAATATCTTCGTGGATGCCGACGATGTCAGCCGCATGAACGACAAGGACGTCCTGATCGTTACGACAGGTTCACAGGGTGAGCCCAACTCGGCACTGTTCCGCACGGCGATCGGCGAGCACCGCCATATCAAGATCAAGCCGAACGACCTGATCATTCTCTCTTCCCGCGCGATCCCGGGGAACGAAGGTTCTATTTCGCAGATGCTCAACCACCTCGAGCGTGCCGGTGCCAAAGTCGCGCGGGACCGTGACCTCCACGTTTCCGGTCACGGCGGCGCGGAAGAGCAGAAACTGGTGCTGCGCCTTGTGCAGCCGAAGTTCTTCCTCCCGATCCACGGCGAATACAACCACGTTATGCGCCACAGAGATACGGGGATCGCCTGCGGGGTACCGGAGCGCAATATCTACCTGATGAGCGACGGCGAATGCGTCGAAATCGCACCGAAGTACATGCGCAAGGTCAAAACGGTCAAGTCCGGCAAGACCTACATCGACAACCAGAGCAACAACCTGATCGAGGACGATATCGTCATCGACCGCCAGAAGATGGCGACGGAGGGGATGGTGATGATCATCGCCCAGGTCAGCAAAGCGGATTCGCACCTGATCTCCAAGCCGAAGGTCAGCAGTTTCGGCCTGGTACCGGACAAGCAGGACAAAGCGTTTGCGCAGGAGATGGAAGACGTCCTGGAACACTTCCTCACCAACCTCAAACCGGGGATTATCGAAAACCCCAAAGCGATGGAGAACGATCTGCGCCAGGTCGTACGAAAGCATATCTATCGCAAAATGAAAAAGTACCCGCTGATTACACCGACTATCTTTGTGATGTGA
- the rsmA gene encoding 16S rRNA (adenine(1518)-N(6)/adenine(1519)-N(6))-dimethyltransferase RsmA: MNNTKIVAKKQFGQNFLKDQSVLRKIIEAMPKSDRHVAEIGPGLGDLTKFLVDVKSVDAFEVDTDLCKHLNEVFTDEITTGRLTLHCGDVLEHWKSELLDVPYELVANLPYYIATNIILKALADTKCEFLLVMVQREVAEKFSASPGEKNFGALSVIAQSVAEVSILVHVPPEAFTPPPKVDSAVLLMKKTANRASDAFEQMLKTAFAQPRKTLLKNLSTRYGKDEVLAALSSRGYPSTVRPHQISTADYHQLYTQLH; the protein is encoded by the coding sequence ATGAATAACACAAAGATTGTGGCCAAAAAACAGTTCGGCCAGAATTTTCTGAAAGATCAGAGCGTTTTGCGCAAGATCATCGAAGCGATGCCCAAGAGCGACAGACACGTTGCGGAGATCGGGCCTGGCTTAGGTGATTTAACTAAGTTTTTAGTTGATGTCAAAAGCGTCGATGCTTTTGAGGTCGATACCGATCTATGCAAGCACCTGAATGAAGTTTTCACGGATGAGATCACTACCGGTCGACTGACGCTGCACTGCGGCGACGTCCTCGAGCACTGGAAGAGTGAGCTGCTTGATGTTCCTTACGAGTTGGTGGCCAACCTGCCATACTACATCGCGACGAACATTATCCTCAAAGCCCTCGCCGATACGAAGTGCGAATTTCTGCTTGTTATGGTACAGCGTGAAGTCGCGGAGAAGTTCTCCGCTTCACCTGGAGAGAAAAACTTTGGTGCACTGAGTGTGATAGCCCAGAGCGTGGCAGAGGTCAGTATCCTCGTCCATGTCCCGCCCGAAGCGTTCACCCCGCCGCCCAAAGTCGATTCTGCCGTCCTGCTCATGAAAAAAACGGCGAATCGGGCGTCAGACGCGTTTGAACAGATGCTCAAAACCGCATTTGCCCAGCCGCGCAAGACGTTGCTCAAAAATCTCTCCACGCGCTACGGTAAAGATGAGGTCCTGGCCGCACTATCCTCTCGCGGTTATCCCTCTACCGTTCGTCCTCACCAGATCTCGACAGCAGACTATCACCAACTCTATACACAATTACATTAA
- a CDS encoding FAD/NAD(P)-binding oxidoreductase — protein MEREELFEQREENVLLTKTGMSRRDALKLMGISPVAASVLASTAPAASAEAVDVKGKIVIVGGGSGAIMALVRLHRAISDPDITIIAPNEVHLYQPGQIFMAAGLYTHEDIVKPNSDFIPDDVTWIKDEVAVFDPDNNRVTTRGGEEVAYDYLVVATGIVCHYDAIKGLTEADIGTNGISSVYLNNPEAGTAKGGEITWEWFNDLKEAAKNGRPKVIYTQPNTPIKCGGAPQKILYLSADYLKKEGLSADYAFTTSFPNLFFLKPIADALGEAQQRYDSITNYFSHHLESIDVKGKVATYVHAYDEQVYDEDLEEYETVSKSDRIEMPYDFIHIVPPMSPPDAVVNSPLAGGDGWLEVDKYTLQHPRFPNVFGIGDVCGIPMGKTGGSARHHGPVLQDNLLAVMQGKTPKEKFDGYTVCPLKTQYGEIIMAEFNYEGFAPTIPFLAPEKPRMLWWYFDVYMLKPMYWYLMLRGLM, from the coding sequence ATGGAACGCGAAGAGTTGTTTGAACAGCGCGAAGAGAATGTGCTGCTGACCAAAACAGGTATGAGCCGACGTGATGCGCTCAAATTGATGGGGATCTCCCCGGTAGCGGCGTCCGTGCTTGCATCGACCGCACCGGCGGCCTCCGCAGAGGCCGTCGATGTGAAGGGGAAGATCGTCATCGTCGGTGGCGGATCGGGCGCGATCATGGCCCTGGTGCGGCTGCACCGCGCCATTTCGGACCCGGATATCACGATTATTGCCCCCAACGAGGTCCACCTCTACCAGCCGGGACAGATCTTTATGGCTGCGGGGCTTTATACGCATGAGGATATTGTCAAGCCCAACAGCGACTTCATCCCTGACGACGTGACGTGGATCAAGGATGAAGTGGCCGTATTCGATCCGGATAATAACCGGGTGACGACCCGCGGGGGTGAAGAGGTTGCGTATGATTACCTTGTTGTCGCAACGGGTATCGTCTGCCACTACGACGCCATCAAAGGGCTCACCGAGGCCGATATCGGCACCAACGGCATTTCCAGTGTCTACCTGAACAACCCCGAAGCGGGGACTGCAAAGGGCGGAGAGATTACCTGGGAGTGGTTCAACGATCTCAAAGAGGCCGCGAAAAACGGGAGACCGAAGGTCATCTACACCCAGCCCAACACGCCGATCAAATGCGGCGGCGCACCGCAGAAGATCCTTTATCTCAGCGCCGACTACCTGAAGAAGGAGGGGCTCTCCGCGGATTATGCCTTTACAACCTCTTTCCCGAACCTCTTCTTCCTGAAGCCGATTGCCGATGCGCTGGGTGAGGCACAGCAGCGTTACGACAGCATCACCAACTACTTCAGCCATCACCTTGAATCGATCGACGTCAAGGGCAAGGTCGCCACCTATGTCCATGCGTATGACGAGCAGGTGTATGACGAGGACCTTGAAGAGTACGAGACGGTGAGCAAATCCGACCGCATCGAGATGCCGTACGACTTTATCCATATCGTACCGCCGATGAGCCCGCCGGATGCCGTCGTCAATTCCCCGCTGGCCGGCGGCGACGGATGGCTCGAAGTGGACAAATATACGCTGCAGCATCCCCGGTTCCCGAACGTCTTCGGTATCGGTGACGTCTGCGGCATCCCGATGGGGAAAACCGGAGGTTCGGCACGGCACCACGGTCCGGTGCTGCAGGACAACCTGCTGGCGGTCATGCAGGGCAAAACGCCCAAAGAGAAGTTCGACGGCTATACGGTCTGTCCGCTCAAAACCCAGTACGGCGAAATCATTATGGCCGAGTTCAATTACGAAGGATTCGCACCGACGATCCCGTTCCTGGCGCCGGAAAAACCGCGCATGCTCTGGTGGTATTTCGACGTGTACATGCTCAAACCAATGTACTGGTACCTGATGCTGAGGGGGCTTATGTAG
- a CDS encoding DUF695 domain-containing protein, giving the protein MQEIWENYMKPVDGRPATIAFNAEAADALPNDTLGVVGFIKLRLRSATEEGFVAESEADMIKEIEDRLEMEALRYRVGKYIGRIVTGGEVHFIYYLKFDFEWPDVVAVTMAAFPDYTYEYGSRLDPEWEVYRKLLFPTDREWQLIQNHHTCDRLKDAGDNLRIRRAIEHRAFFAKHEGRERFVERISAEGFKVQADAPPEEVSPPFGVQFYRIDAPYYYDIDAVTLQIIAWAEAFEGQYDGWETSLVKQ; this is encoded by the coding sequence ATGCAGGAGATCTGGGAAAACTATATGAAACCGGTTGACGGGCGTCCGGCGACCATCGCCTTCAATGCCGAAGCGGCGGATGCCCTTCCAAACGATACGCTGGGGGTTGTAGGCTTTATCAAGCTGCGGCTGCGTTCGGCGACGGAGGAGGGGTTCGTGGCCGAAAGCGAAGCGGACATGATCAAGGAGATCGAGGACCGGCTGGAGATGGAGGCCCTGCGCTACCGCGTGGGCAAGTATATCGGCCGGATCGTGACGGGTGGCGAGGTCCATTTCATCTACTACCTCAAATTCGACTTCGAGTGGCCCGACGTCGTTGCCGTCACGATGGCGGCTTTCCCGGACTATACCTATGAGTACGGCTCCCGTTTGGACCCGGAGTGGGAGGTGTACAGAAAGTTGCTCTTTCCCACCGACCGGGAGTGGCAGCTGATCCAGAACCATCATACCTGCGACCGGCTCAAGGACGCGGGCGACAACCTGCGGATCCGGCGCGCGATCGAACACCGGGCCTTTTTTGCGAAACATGAGGGGCGCGAGCGCTTTGTCGAGCGTATCAGTGCCGAGGGCTTCAAAGTGCAGGCTGATGCTCCGCCGGAGGAGGTCAGCCCGCCGTTCGGGGTCCAGTTTTACCGCATTGATGCCCCGTACTACTACGATATCGATGCGGTAACACTGCAGATTATTGCCTGGGCCGAAGCCTTCGAGGGGCAATATGATGGATGGGAAACCAGTCTGGTAAAACAGTAA
- the hypA gene encoding hydrogenase maturation nickel metallochaperone HypA has translation MHEYSVVQALLEQVEKHAAENEAERVTKVVVKIGVMSGVEPHLLEIAFNTFKERTVCDGADFVMNIQPVTLTCRQCGSRSELEKVWYRCPACESLEVDVVDGEEMYLMSLEME, from the coding sequence ATGCATGAATATTCCGTTGTACAGGCTTTATTGGAACAGGTGGAGAAGCATGCCGCCGAGAACGAAGCGGAGCGGGTGACAAAGGTGGTCGTGAAGATCGGCGTCATGAGCGGCGTAGAGCCGCATCTGCTCGAGATCGCTTTCAACACTTTCAAAGAGCGGACCGTCTGCGACGGGGCGGACTTCGTGATGAATATCCAGCCCGTCACCCTGACCTGCCGCCAATGCGGAAGCCGGAGCGAGCTGGAGAAGGTGTGGTACCGCTGCCCCGCATGCGAAAGCCTGGAAGTCGACGTCGTCGACGGGGAAGAGATGTATCTGATGAGTTTGGAAATGGAGTGA
- the hypE gene encoding hydrogenase expression/formation protein HypE encodes MKQVQLSHGGGGEETNKLIHDLFYRHFKNDILIKAEDAAVLQTEGKIAFTTDSFTVSPLFFEGGDIGKLAVAGTVNDLAMMGAKPLYLSSAFMIEEGFPFEELERIVESMAAELEKSGAKIVCGDTKVVPRGSVDKLFINTAGIGQIMREGISSQTIHEGDVIIASRDIGRHGATVLMAREGLEVSADLGSDCETLWPAVEALIGDNISISALRDATRGGLAAVLNEWAENSGVCLEIEESAIRVSDEVQGICEMFGFEATDLANEGTFVAAVAPMHAAFAVSTLQRFGFCSDAAVIGRVTQQYPGKVVLHSAFGSRRFLDLPKGELLPRIC; translated from the coding sequence ATGAAACAGGTACAGCTGAGTCACGGCGGCGGGGGGGAGGAGACGAACAAGCTCATCCACGACCTGTTCTACCGCCATTTCAAAAACGATATCCTGATCAAGGCCGAGGATGCGGCGGTGCTGCAGACCGAGGGGAAGATCGCGTTTACGACGGACAGCTTCACGGTCAGCCCGCTCTTTTTCGAGGGGGGCGACATCGGGAAACTGGCGGTCGCCGGCACGGTCAACGACCTGGCGATGATGGGCGCGAAACCGCTCTACCTCAGTTCGGCGTTTATGATCGAAGAGGGGTTCCCTTTCGAGGAGCTGGAGCGGATCGTCGAGAGCATGGCCGCTGAGCTGGAGAAATCCGGGGCGAAGATCGTCTGCGGTGATACGAAGGTCGTACCGCGCGGGAGCGTCGACAAGCTCTTTATCAACACGGCGGGCATCGGCCAGATCATGCGCGAGGGGATCTCCTCGCAGACGATCCACGAAGGCGACGTCATCATCGCGTCGCGCGATATCGGGCGCCACGGGGCGACGGTCCTGATGGCCCGCGAGGGGCTGGAGGTCAGCGCCGATCTCGGCAGCGACTGCGAAACGCTCTGGCCTGCCGTCGAGGCGCTGATCGGGGACAACATCTCCATCAGTGCGCTGCGCGACGCGACACGGGGCGGCCTGGCTGCCGTACTGAACGAGTGGGCGGAGAACAGCGGCGTCTGCCTGGAGATCGAGGAGTCCGCGATCAGGGTGAGCGATGAGGTGCAGGGGATCTGTGAAATGTTCGGTTTCGAGGCAACGGACCTGGCCAACGAAGGTACCTTCGTCGCCGCCGTCGCCCCGATGCACGCCGCTTTCGCCGTGAGCACACTGCAGCGGTTCGGTTTCTGCAGCGATGCGGCGGTCATCGGCCGTGTGACACAGCAGTACCCCGGCAAAGTGGTGCTGCACTCCGCGTTCGGCAGCCGCCGTTTCCTCGACCTGCCCAAAGGCGAACTGCTGCCGAGGATCTGTTAG
- the hypD gene encoding hydrogenase formation protein HypD: MSELKLKDLYDGFRDPATIRMLAAQIGEAAKALHEPLRIMEVCGGHTHTIMKYGLPQVLPDNIDFIHGPGCPVCIMPKERIDHAIALARMDDTILVTLGDMIRVPGSQSSLAVERAAGRDIRPLYTPMDALKIAKEHPDKKVIFFAIGFETTTPMTAALLHAAIAQKVTNLYFHINHVLVPPAIDAIMSDGQAKINAFIGPSHVSVITGAKIYAPLPQKYSTPVVVCGFEPVDVMQGILMAVRQQAEGRAELEIEYSRSVTMEGNVKAQQLIDMYLQPRSHFRWRGIGDIPDSALELKPEFAHLDAEKVFAEVLPTEPIDDHKLCICGTILKGLAKPMECKVFGTACTPNSPLGSCMVSSEGACNAYYRYAGVLG; encoded by the coding sequence ATGAGCGAATTGAAACTCAAAGATCTTTATGACGGGTTCAGAGATCCCGCGACGATCCGGATGCTGGCCGCCCAGATCGGCGAGGCCGCGAAAGCGCTGCACGAACCGCTGCGGATCATGGAAGTGTGCGGGGGGCATACGCATACGATTATGAAGTACGGTCTGCCGCAGGTGCTGCCGGACAACATCGACTTTATCCACGGTCCCGGCTGTCCGGTCTGCATCATGCCCAAAGAGCGGATCGACCACGCCATCGCGCTTGCACGGATGGACGATACGATCCTGGTGACACTGGGCGACATGATCCGCGTGCCGGGATCGCAGAGCTCCCTGGCTGTTGAACGGGCTGCCGGGCGGGACATCCGGCCGCTCTATACGCCGATGGACGCGCTCAAGATTGCGAAAGAGCATCCCGATAAAAAGGTGATCTTCTTTGCGATCGGGTTCGAGACGACGACACCGATGACGGCGGCGCTGCTGCATGCGGCGATTGCCCAGAAGGTCACGAACCTCTATTTCCATATCAACCACGTCCTCGTGCCGCCGGCGATCGATGCGATCATGAGCGACGGCCAGGCGAAGATCAACGCCTTTATCGGGCCTTCGCACGTCAGCGTCATTACGGGGGCGAAGATCTACGCGCCGCTGCCTCAGAAGTACAGCACCCCCGTCGTCGTCTGCGGTTTCGAACCCGTCGATGTGATGCAGGGGATCCTGATGGCCGTACGGCAGCAAGCGGAGGGGCGCGCCGAACTGGAGATCGAATACTCCCGTTCGGTGACGATGGAAGGCAACGTCAAAGCCCAGCAGCTTATCGACATGTATCTACAGCCGCGCAGCCACTTCCGTTGGCGCGGGATCGGGGATATCCCCGACAGCGCGTTGGAACTGAAACCTGAATTCGCGCATCTGGATGCGGAAAAAGTGTTCGCGGAGGTGCTGCCGACGGAACCCATCGACGACCATAAACTCTGCATCTGCGGCACGATCCTCAAGGGGCTCGCGAAGCCGATGGAGTGCAAGGTCTTCGGGACGGCCTGTACCCCGAACAGCCCGCTGGGCAGCTGCATGGTCAGTTCGGAAGGGGCGTGCAACGCCTACTACCGCTATGCGGGGGTGCTTGGATGA
- a CDS encoding HypC/HybG/HupF family hydrogenase formation chaperone yields the protein MCLSIPSKVVSVDREKNTAVVDTMGVKREAGLDLMEEGSVNVDDYVLIHIGFVMNKIDEEDALESLKVYHEILAKLDEEERSRVVLEDDNCENRGAP from the coding sequence ATGTGTCTCTCTATCCCTTCAAAGGTCGTTTCCGTCGACCGTGAGAAAAATACCGCCGTGGTTGATACCATGGGTGTCAAGCGCGAAGCAGGGCTGGACCTGATGGAAGAGGGCAGCGTCAACGTTGATGACTATGTCCTGATCCATATCGGATTCGTCATGAACAAGATCGACGAGGAGGATGCCCTCGAATCGCTCAAGGTCTACCACGAGATCCTGGCGAAGCTGGACGAAGAGGAGCGCTCGCGTGTCGTTTTGGAGGATGACAACTGCGAGAACAGGGGTGCACCATGA